Sequence from the Kribbella aluminosa genome:
GCCGTCGCGGAGTTGGTCCAGGAGGAGGTCTACGGCGGCGGAGCCCAGTTCGGCGGCGGGGACGTGGATTGAGGTGAGCATGGGGTGAGAGACGGTGGAGAGGGGGCTGTCGTCGATGCCTATGATGCTGATTTCGCGGCCGACCTGCATTCCGCGTTCGGTGAGGCGGGACATGACGCCGAGGGCGATCAGGTCGTCGTACGCGATGGCGGCGGCTACCTCGGAGGACTGCAGGAGATCGGCGGCTCGCATGCCGGCCTGGATCTGGGGTTCGAAGGGGCCCAGCTCGCGGAGCTCCACGTCGTTGTCGGCGCAGGCCTTGGCGAGGGCGTCGCGGCGTTGCTGGTTGGACCAGGAGCGGCGCGGGCCGGCCAGGTACGTGATTCGGCGGTGGCCGAGAGAGACCAGGTGCTCGACGGCCTCTTGCATTCCCTCGTTCTCGTCGATGACGACGCTGCCGGCGCCGTCGACCTCGCGGTTCACGAAGACGACCGGGAGTTGCTGCGCGAGCCGGGTCAGCTCGGCCGGGGCGGTGCGCGGTGAGGCCAGGATGAGGCCGTCGACCTGGCGGCTGAGGCTGCGGGCGAGCTCCAGCTCGTCCGCGACGTGCTCGTCGGTGTCCGCGATCAGTACGGCGTACCGCTTGTCGCGGGCCCGTGCCTGGACGGACTTGATGATCGGCGGGAAGAACGGGTTCGCGATGTCCGGGACGACCAGGCCGACGGTGTCGGTGCGTCCGGACACCAGTGACCGGCCGGCCCGGCTCGGTGCGTAGCCGAGCTGCCGGGCGACCCGTTCGATCCGGGCCCGGGTCTCGGCATTGACCTTCTCCGGATCGGTCAGCGCCCGTGACACGGTCGACGTCGACACGTTGCAGGCCGCGGCCACCTCCGCCAGCGTGACAGCCAAGGCAAGCTCCCCAAGTCGCGTACGGATAGATCTTGGCATCGTAGCGCAAACGATTGCCGCTGCTCTGCACCCTGGTTGTAACCACTTGGATGAGTTCCACTGCAAATGGTTGGTTCTTGCTGCAAACGTTGGCAGTCTCATCCCACCCCGGCCGATCCGGCTCGACGTACTGCGGTTGTTCGCAGACCTGTGTGTGCGGGACGGGCTCGTGATGCTGTGCATCACGCACGACATCGTCAGCGCCCAGTACTTCGCCGACGAGATCAACGTGATCAACGCGGCCCGGATGGACAGGTGGACGCCGGTGGCGCGCTCGGAGACGTCGAGGGCGGTCCGGCGGAGGAGGTCACGCAGCACCCGCGGCACCCGTACACGCAGCTGCTGCTCGAGTCGTCGCCGGACCCCGACCGCGAGGGTGAGCGCAGTAGATTGCCGATTGTCGACAATCCGAACGAGCCGGTCGACCGCGAGCAGGAACTCGCCGGCTGCCCGTTCGCGGCCCGCTGTCCCCACGCGATGCCGGTCTGTACCGAGAAACCCCCGCCGGCCGCCACGTTCGCCAACGGTCACTGGTCCCGCTGCTGGTTAGACCAGGAGTAGCGCCTAGGTGACTGCTGAGGTGAGGGTTACGTCGACGGTGGTGCGGTTGAGGTAGTCGGTCCAGGCTTGGGCCAGGCGGGTGACGCCCTGGGTCAATGTTGCCGGGGGCAACGCGTAGGGCAGGCGGGTGTGGTGGTCGGTGCTGCCGTCGGCGGAGAAGACCGCGCCGGGGAGCAGCGCGACGCCGTACCGGAGTGCGATCTGGGCGAAGTGGGTGGCGTCGCCGTGTGGGAGGCGGACCCACAGCGACGCGCCCGCCTGCGGGTCCTGCCAGCTCCAGTCGGGGAGGTGCCGGCCGAGCAGCTCGGTCAACGTACGCAGGCCGACGGGAAGGGCAGTACGGCGTTCGGTCTCGGCGGTGGCGCGGTGGTCCAGCAGCCGGAGCGCGACCTCCTGCGCGACCAGCGAGCTGCCGAGGTCGGTGATCCCGCGGACGCGCGCGAACCGCGAGACCACCTGCGGTACGGCGCGGATCCACCCGAGCCGGAGCCCGCCCCAGAACAGCTTGCTCATCGAGCCGATCGTGATCAGCCGCTCGTGCGTCCCCAAGGCAGCCGGCGTCGTCCGGCCGTCGAACGCCGTACCGGCCAGCGACGTGTCGTCGACGAGCACCACCTCGTGCTGGTCGAGGAGCTTGGCAAGCCGCTGCCGCCGATCATCGGCGAGCACGACACCAGTGGGGTTGTGCGCGGCGGCCTGCACGTAGACGAGCCGCGGCGACTCGTTCGTCAGCAGTCGCTCGAGGGCCGCCACGTCCAGCCCTCGCTCGTCGATGCGGACGGTACGCAGCCGGCTCCCGGTCCGCGCGAATGCCTCCAGCGCCCCGCGGTACGTCGGTTGCTCGACGATCACGCCGTCGCCCGGCTGCAGGCACCCGCGCGCCACGAGTTCGAGCGCCTGCTGGGCACCGGACGTGATCAGGATGTCCTCGGGCGCGGTCGCCGTACCGGCGTCGCTGTACCAGCGGGCGATCCGCTCGCGCAGTGCGGGCAGGCCGCGCAGGTGGTAGCCGTGATGCGTACTGGTCAGCCGCAGGTAGTCGTCCCGGGTGAGGCCCGCGGCGACGTCGGCGACCAGGTCAAGGCTCGGCAGCGCCGCGGTGGCGAAGTCGATCGTTGCCAACGGCCCGCTCAGGAACTGGCTTGCCGCGTGGTCGCCGGCGAGCCCCGACACGGTCTCCCGGTTGCGGTCGGGCGCGACCCGCGTCCCGCTGCCCTGCCGCCGTTCGAGCTGCCCCTTCTCCCGGAGTGCCTGGTACGCCGCGACCACCGTCGTACGGCTGACCGTCAGCGCCTCAGACAGCGCCCGCTCGGGCGGCAGCGCGGACCCCGGCGGCAGCTCGCCGCGCTCGATCAGCTCGGCCAGGCTGTCGCTCAGCTGCCGGTACAGCGGCCCGGACCGGGCGCCGGTCCCGACCAGCCTGCGCGCGAGCTCGTCGGCGGAGAATCTGAGGCCATTACCGTCCTGGATCACGAACAGAGTCCAATTTCGTCGCTGTGGCTATAGATGGCATCGAGTTTCGCACGCCAATCTAGGGCGCTATCAGACTATCGGGGAGCGTTGCGATGAGCGTGACCTATCAGTTCGAGTACGCCGAGCGGCTGCGCGCCGCGTTCATCGGCGCGGGCGGGCACTCGTACCGCAACGTGTATCCGGCGTTCCAGTACGCGCCGGTGGATCTCGTTGCCGTGTGTGACGTACAGCTGGACAGGGCGGAGACGTATGCGCGGCAGTTCGGGGCTGCGGCGGCGTACGACGACCATCTTGAGATGTTGTCGGTGGAGCGGCCGGATGCGGTCTTCATCGTCACGTCGTACACCGACGGTGGGGATGTGCAGGCGACGGTGCTGGCCGAGGACTGCCTCCGGGCCGGGGCGCATGTCTGGATGGAGAAGCCGACCGCGGCCGGGATCGCGCAGCTCGACCGTTTGCAGGCGGCGGCCGACGAGACAGGCCGGACGGTGATGACCGGCCTGAAGAAGATCTTCACGCCCGCGGCCGAGAAGGTGAAGGCGATCATGGGTACGCCGGAGTTCGGGGCGGCGTCCTCGATCTCGGTCCGGTACCCGCAGGCGCTGCCCGCGCCCGGCGATCGGTCGGACGACGTACGGATGATCGGGTTCCTGGACCACATCTTTCATCCAGCGGCGATCCTCACGTACCTGATGGGGCCGGTACGGCGGTTGAGCTACGAATGGGAGCCGCGGACCGGGGCGAGTGTGTCGAGCCTGCTGTTCGAGTCGGGGGCGGTCGGGACGCTGCATCTCGCGGCGGGCTCGGCGAACGGTGCGCCGCTGGAGCGGGTCGAGGTGATCGGCGAGGGCGCGAACGTGGTGGTCGAGAACGGCGTACGGATCACGTACTACCGGGCCGGGGCGGATCTCGGGTACGGGCGGGCTTCGTCGTTCGTGACCGACGACGCGGTGGCGCCGCTGCGCTGGGAGCCGGAGTTCTCGCTCGGCCAGCTCTACAACAAGAACCTGTTCTACCTCGGGTATGTGCCCGAGATCGTGCACTTCTGCGAGAGCGTGCTGGCCGGGAAGCCGGTCGAGAAGGGCACGCTGGCGGATGTCCGGGAGATCCTCAAGTTGTACGAGTTGTACCGCCGGCTGCCCGCCGGTACGTCCGCGACGATCGGGAGCTGACCATGGGAGAGAAGAGCCGGGTGACGGCCGCCGACGCGGTGACGGTGGAGGACCAGTCGTGGGGACGCCTGGAGTGGATGGTCTCCGCCGCACTGGGTAACTCCGGCACGATGACGGTCGGCCGCTGCTACATCCGCCCGGGGGAGCAGAACCCGCGGCACTACCACCCGAACTGCGACGAGGTACTGCACGTCCTGCAGGGCACGATCGAGCACACCGTCGACGACGACAAGGTCACAATGCGCCCCGGCGACACGATCAGCATCCCCTCCGGCGCCCTCCACAACGCGCGGAACCTCGGCGCGGACGAGGCGATCTTCGTCATCTGCTTCTCCACCCCCAACCGCGAAACGATAGGGGAGTAGAACGCCGTCCGCGGCTGGCGTGGTCTCCATGCGTCCGAACGCGCTGACCATCCTGGTCCACGCGGCGCGGATTCGAGCGTTTCTGGGGGACGATCAGCGGAGCAGGCAGCTACTTCCAGCCGACCACGCCTCGGTGCCGATCCAACCCGCCTGAGAGTCGCGTCAGCGTGTGCCGTAGTCGGGTACCTGGACCTCGGCACCACCCTGCAGCGCGGACTGGTGGGCACAGATCCCGGGTGCGGTCCACGTCGCCGCCGTCCGGGCATCCACCCTTGGCGCACGGTCCTCGACGATGCTGGACACGAACTCGTGCACCAGATATGGATGCGACCCGCCGTGCCCGCCGCTGGTGAACCGTCTGATGGCGGCCGGCAGCAACTCGGGCGCGCCGGACGGCTCCACGTCGACGGCGGTCACCTCGCGGCCCCGCCGGGCCTCGGTCAGCGGCGCCATCCGGAACTCCTTCATCGGCCCGCCCTCCAGCTGCGGCCACTCCAGTGCACCTTGGTCGCCGTACACCGAGAACCCCTCGAGATAGCTCCGCCCGAGCTGGAAGAACGACATCGTCACGTTGGCCACCAACGCCTCGTCCCCGGCCAGCTTGAACAACCCCGCCTCCGTCCCGAACCCGTCACCCGCGACCCCGACGTGCTCCGGCGTGAGCCGACTCGACCCCAGGCACCGCACCGACTCCGCCCGGGTATCCGCCAGCGCGAGCGCGGGGGAGAGCGCATGGGTGACGTAGTGCATCGGCGGGTAACCACGCCAGTACTCCGGGAACCCGTCGAGGTTCTGCAGATGGTCGCCCTTGAAGTAGCTGAGCCGACCCAGCCGGCCGTCGTCGAGGAGCCGCTTGGCGTGGAAGAACTCGCGGGAGTACACCGCGGTCTCCATCATCATGTAGTTGCGCCCGGACTCGTCCTGTGCCGCGATCAACGCGTCCAGGTCGTCGAGAGTCGTCGCCATCGGCACCGCGGACGCGCAGTGCCGGCCGGACCGCAGTACCTGCTGGACCTGCTCGGCGTGGAACCGCACGGGCGTCAGCAGGTGTACGGCGTCCCACCCGTCCGCGGCCAACGCCTCCTCGAGCGATGCGAACCGGTCCGCGATTCCGAGCCGGTCCGCGACCGCCGCTGTCCGGTCCGGATCCGCATCGACCACCGCGACCCTGCCGACGTCCGGATGCGCCTGGTAGATCGGCGCAAAGTCGGCCCCGAACCCCAGCCCGACCACAATCACGTCAATGCTCATACCGCTACTATCGCGCGATCGCGGTGCCACACTCAGGTGTCCAGCAGTTGCAGGGCCTCCGTGATGGACCCACTGACCGGTGCGCCCGTGGTCAGCAACGCCTGTCGGGTCATGGCGCCGGTGGTGACGAGGACACACTGCGTACCAGCCGCCTGTGCCGCGTGGGCGTCGTCAACGACGTCCCCGATCAGTACGACGCCTGCCGGGTCCAGTTGCTGATCCTGGAGGTGCCGGACCAGGCTGTCCGCCTTCGAGCCGCCGCCTACCTCACCAGGCAGCCCGTCGACTCGGGTGAAGTACTGCGTGAGACCGTACTGCTCCACGGTCGGCGTGAGCCGCGAGTGGAACCACATCGACAGCAACGACTGGGTCCGCCCGTTGGTGGCACAAGTCCGCAGTACGTCGTGGGCACCGGTGGCGAGCTCACACGTGTGCAGGAGCGCGTCGTACCGGTCGTGGTAGAGCTTGTCGACCTGCGCCCACTCCTCCTCGTCGAGCGTGCGCTGCAGGACCTGCTCGTACGAGACCCGCATCGGCCGCGCGTACGCGGCCTGCCACTCGCTCCACGTCAGCTCGGGCCGCCCGAACCCGGTGCAGACCTCGTTCACCGCGGCCAGTACGGCGTGGTTGTCGTTGAGGAGCGTGCCGTTCCAGTCCCACACCACATGCGAAATCACGCGCATCACTGTAGTGCGGGGTGAAAGGATGTTCCGCATGGCTTTCGTCACCGCGCAGGAGCTGTCGGCCGGGTTCTACAGCGAGGTGGTCGCACCTGTGCTCGGCAGCGCCGGTCACGCGGCCGGTCTGTTGGGCTGGGGCTCCGATGTGCTCGGCTACGACACCGCACGCTCGATGGACCACGACTGGGGTCCGCGGTTGGTCGTGCTGGTCGACGAGCCTGAGGTTGTCCGCAAGCAGATCGAGGCGGTGCTTCCGGACGAGTACCGCGGCTTCCCGGTCCGGTTCGGCTCGTCTGTTCATGCCGTGGAGCACCGTGTGACCGTGGCGTCGCTGAGTGACTGGCTGAATGGGCATCTGGGCTTCGACGCGTCGCAGGGCGTCGGTGTGGACGACTGGCTGGTCACACCGCAGCAGCAGCTCCTCGGTGTGGTCAAGGGACAGGTGTACGCCGACGACGGGCGACTCGCACCGGTGCGTGCGGCTCTGGCCTGGTACCCGGACGAGATCTGGCGGTGGCTGATGGCCTGCCAGTGGACCCGGATCGCGCAGGAGGAGCCGTTCGTGCAGCGGACCCACGAGGTCGGCGACGAGCTAGGGTCCCAGGTGGTCGCGGCGCGGCTCGCCCGCGAGGTGCTGCGGCTGGCGCTGCTGCAGTCCCGCGAGTACGCGCCGTACACGAAATGGCTGGGTACGGCGTTCGCCCGGCTGGGGCATCCGGACGGGCTGGACCAGGCGCTCGCGGATACGGTTGCCGCGGGCAACTTCGCGGACCGGGAGCGGGCGCTGGTGACGGCGTACCAGCTGGTCGCCCGGCGGCACAACGCGCTCGGGATCACGCCCGCGCTCGACCCGGCGCCGCGGCCGTTCTTCGACCGTCCGGCGCTGGTCCTGGACGCCGCGCGGTTCGCCGAGGCCTGTCATGCGACGGTGTCGGATCCGCAGCTGAAGCGCGTCGGGCCGATCGGGTCGATCGACCAGTTCGTGGACAGCACCGACGTACTGAGCAATCCGTCCGCCTACCGCCGGCTCGTGGAGGTCTTCCAGTGACACTGCCGAAACACACGATCAGCTCGGTGACGACCGTGCAGCTCGGGTACGAGTACCTGCGGACCATCGGCCGGAACTCGTTCCTCGGCAGCCACGGGAGCGGCGGCAGCTTCACGGCGTACGTCGTGGAGACGGACCGCGGCGCGACCGGCTGGGGGCTGCCGCTGTCGGACGGGGACCCCGGGCCGTTGATCGGACGGCCGCTGGCGGAGCTGATCGATCCGGACCGCGGGGTGATCGACCCGGCGGCGGAGTTCCTCGACTACCCGCTGCACGACCTGGCGGCGCGGATCCTCGAGGTGCCGGTGTACGCGATGCTCGGCGGCGCCGGGTCGCCGCGGGTGCGGTGCTACAGCGGCGGCATCTACTTCGACGACCTGGACGGCGGGCTCGATGCGATCCGCGCGAACCTCGCCCAGGACCACGCGTTCGGGTTCCGCGACTTCAAGCTGAAGATCGGCCGCGGCCACCGCTGGATGGAGCCGCGGGCCGGCCTGCAGCGGGACATCGAGGTCACCCGGCTGACCCGCGAGCTGTACCCCGACGCCGCGATCCTGGTCGACGGCAACGACGGCTTCACGCTGAACGGCCTCTTCGAGTACGTCGACGCCGTCGCGGAGTGCGACCTGTACTGGATCGAGGAGCCGTTCCCCGAACGCCGCCCCGACCTGCGGGCCCTGCGCGAACACCTGCACGGCGGACCGACTCGCATCGCCGACGGCGAGTACGACCCGAACGTCCAGCACATCCTCGACCTGGCCGCCGAGGGCCTGGTGGACGTGGCCCTCATGGACGTCATCGGCCACGGCCTCACCGCCTGGCGCCGCACCATGCCCCTTCTGAAGTCCGAAGCCTCACCCCACGCCTGGGGCCTCCCGCTCAAGACCCTCTACGCCGCCCACCTCTCGGCCGGGCTCGCCAACACTCCCATTATCGAGGGCGTCCCCGGCCCGAACGCCTACACCCTCGAAGACGGCTACCTAGTCCTGTCCGAGGAACCCGGCTTCGGCCTGACGCTGCCGCTACCAGGCTGACCGCTCAAGGTGGAACGACTGTCCAGCGCGTCGAGTGCGGTCAGCGAAGCGCGGTACCACCTCACGCTCTGCTGGAACACGGACTGGAAGAGGTTGCTGAACACCGAGAACCGGAAGTCCCAGCTGCAGAGCTCCCAGCTGTACTCCGGTACGTCCAGGGCCTTCCAGTAGTGCCGCAGCAGCTCCACGGCGTCGTGTTGCCGGGACGGGAGTGCGCTGAGCGAGTAGGCGAGGTCATGGGGTGCGAGGCCGGGCTTCAGCTCCGACCAGTCGATCACCTTGGGTCGCGGGTTCCCGGCGGTGAAGAAGATGTTGCCGAGGAAGTGGAAGTCGCCGTGGATCAGCGTGAGCTGCTGGCGGCCCGCGACACGTGCCTGGAACTGGGGCTCCCAGCTGGTGAGCACCTCGTCGAGAACCGCACGCTCGGACCGCTCCAGCCCGGTCGTCGCGGCGAAGAACTCGTCCGCCGCTCGGCGAACCGCCGCGGCGTGGCGGGTGATCGCGTCCGGCGGCCAGGCCTGCGAGGAGCTCGTCACCGAGGGCTCGAACTCCGCCGGCGCAGTCCAGTTCCAGAAGTGTGCGTGCACGCCGGCGACGACGTCGATCGCTCCGTACAGCTGCTCGTCCGACACCTCGGTGCCCACCACGCGGTAACCGGTCCGGCCGAGATCCTCGGTCAGGAGCAGTACTGCGTCGCCGGTGTCGTGAGCGCCGAGGTACTGCGGAGCCGGATGCGGCCAGCCGGGTGCGAGCTGCTCGAAGAACTGCACCTCGCGGCGGGCGGCAGCGAGACCGTCCCCAGTCGCCAGCTTGGCGATCACCGTGAGGTCGGCACCGGCAGTACGCACCAGCAAGCGGGCGACCTCCGCGGCGGAGGCTTCGAAGGTCTCGACAACGTCAACAGTGCGCACTGGCGTACCCAAGGCGGCGCCTACGTCCCCAGCTGTGACGGTCACGCCTGGCCCCGCTCGGGCAGGTTCTTGAGGTACGTCGCTACCTGGCTCAGCGCCTTGTTGTCGGCCCAGGACCAGGAGGGCGCCGGTGTTGACGGGCCCTCGTACGGGAGGTCGGCGTAGTGCGCCTGTAGTTCCGTCAGGCGGGTGGTGAGCGCTGCACGGGTCTCGGCGTACGCAGGGTCGTCGGCGACGTTGGTCAGTTCGGCTGGGTCCTTCTGGAGGTCGTACAACTCCCACTCGGACTCGAAGAGGCGGTCCGACGAGCCCGGCACGCCAAGACCGGCGCCGTAGTAGTGGATGAGCTTGTAGTCCTTCGTCCGTACGCCGTAGTGGGCCGGGGCGTGGTGGATCGGGTCGTCATGCTCCCAGTACCGGTAGTAGACGGCGTCCGGCCAGTCCGGGACCTCCTCGCCGCGGAGTAGCGGCAGGAAGCTCCGGCCCTGGGACGTGGGGAGTGCTGACGCAGCGTCGAGCCCTGCCATCTCCAGGAACGTTGCCGCGAAGTCCACGTTGGTCACCATGTCGTCGCACGTGCTGCCGGCCGGGATCACCGACGGCCAGCGGATCAGCATCGGCATCTGCAGGGACTCGTCGAACATCAGCCGCTTGTCGAACCACCCGTGGTCCCCGAGGAAGAACCCCTGGTCGGACGTGTAGACGACGACCGTGTTCTCCGACAGGCCCTCCTCGTCCAGTACGTCGAGGAGCCGGCCGACGTTGTCGTCGATCGACTGCACGCACTGCAGATAGTCCCGCAGGTAGCGCTGGTACTTCCACCGCATCCGCGCCTCCCGGTTCTCCGGGCCGCGCAGCTCGTCCGGGAGCTTCTCGTTGAGCTCCTCCGCCGCGAGGTCGTCGGCGACGGACATGTGGACGCCACGGACAGCCTGGCTGCGGGTGCTGTGGTCGTCGAACAGCGTGCTCGGCTCCGGGATCGAGCCGACCGGGTAGAGGTGCTTGTGCTTCTCGTCCGGCACCCACGGACGATGCGGTGCCTTGTGGTGCACCAGCAGCAGGAACGGGCGCTCCGTGTCCCGCTGGCGGATCCAGTCGATGCTCTGGTCCGTGACGATGTCCGTCGCGTACCCGGGCACCGTCTCGGCGCCGTCCGGCCCGATCATCAGCGGGTCGACGTAGGCGCCCTGGCCGGGGAACACCCGCCACGCGTCGAAGTTCCGCGGCGCGGACTCGGGCTGCTCGCCCAGGTGCCACTTGCCGAACAGCGCGGTCTGGTACCCGGCGTCCTGCAGCACCTCCGCGATCGTCGGCACCCGGTAGTCGATCTCGGTCCAGATCGACGCGACCCCGTTCACGTGGCTGTAGGTACCGGTCAGGATCGAGGCCCGCGACGGCGAGCAGATCGAGTTCGTGCAGTACGTCGCGTCCATCCGCACGCCTTCCTGGGCCAGCCGATCCAGGTGCGGCGTGTTGTTGACCGTGCTCCTCGTGCCGTTACCGTACGCCGAGATCGCGTGCGCAGCATGGTCGTCGGACATCACGAAGACGATGTTCGGGCGGGACATCAACTCACCTTCCGGAGGGCCTGATCGATCTCGTGCATCATCTCAACCGTCACTCCGGGATGCGCGGCGAACACCTCGAGCAGGGGAGCGGTGGGGTTGAGCCGCCGCATGCCGTCCAGTCCGGCGGCGATGTGATCGGGGAGTACGTCCGGGTGCCGGTCCAGCAATTCGGCGAGGCTGAGCGTACGCAGCGGACTGTCCGGTTTTAGGTCCTCGCGACGTGCAGAGGGCTGTAGCGCTCGCTGTACCTGCTCCCACTGATCCTTGATCAGTAGGTGCTCAGCCAGCACAGGACCTTCCAACGGCAGACCCAGGCGTTCGTACTGCTCGGGTGGGGCGTCGTTGGCGCGCATGAGGTCGACCATCAGGCCAGCCAGTTGTAGCTCCAGTTCCTCGTCCTGAAGCGGGTTCTGCTGGTGCGGGTCGTCCGTCAGGTCGAAGAGGAGCGACCCGTGCCACCAAGGGTTCCCGACGGATGGGCACTCGACTCGTAGCACTGGGGCGTCCTTGGTGAAGGGGAGTGGGGGGTGGAGCTGGGCGTCCTGGAGTTCGGTGGGGGTGAAGCGGCCGCGCATGTGGGTCGGCATGAGTGTGTAGTTGTAGAGAGGGGAGTTGGACGGGTCCGCACACGCTCGCATGTAGACATAGCGGCCGTCTGTCACGTTCACGTGGCCGCCGTGGGCTCCGAACAGCGCTCCCGCACGCTGCTGACCACCGGCGAGCGAAAGACCCTGCATGTCCTCAGGGGCGTCGACACCGAAGTAGTCGAGCAGTGTCGGTGCTATGTCGATCGTCTGCACCAAGTCGTCCCGCCGTACCCCGGCTGCCCGCTCCCGCGGGTCCCACACGAACAGCGGGGTGTGGATGGTCTCGTTGAACCACGGCTGCACGCTCTTGCCCCACCAGCCCCGCTCACCCAGCAGAAACCCGTGGTCGGTGCAGACGATCAGCATCGTGTCCTCCCACAGCCCGTGCCGGTCGAACAGATCCAGCACCCGGCCCAGCGACCGGTCGCACATCGCCAGCAGCGACAGGTACTCACCACGCGCCCGCTCGACCTCCTCGGTCGACTCCACCACCCGCCGGTACGACGGCCAGTCGAACACGGGCGCCTCGGTGTCCACGCCCAGCAGCCGCCGGTACTCGTCGTAGCTGAAGAACGGCTCGTGCGGGTCGAACGTCTCGATCTGCACGAACCACTGGTCCTCCGCCCGGTTCGTCTCGATGAACTCGATCCCGGCGTCGAACGTCAGCGTCTGGCAGTGCTGCGCCTCCTCCTGC
This genomic interval carries:
- a CDS encoding LacI family DNA-binding transcriptional regulator, which codes for MAVTLAEVAAACNVSTSTVSRALTDPEKVNAETRARIERVARQLGYAPSRAGRSLVSGRTDTVGLVVPDIANPFFPPIIKSVQARARDKRYAVLIADTDEHVADELELARSLSRQVDGLILASPRTAPAELTRLAQQLPVVFVNREVDGAGSVVIDENEGMQEAVEHLVSLGHRRITYLAGPRRSWSNQQRRDALAKACADNDVELRELGPFEPQIQAGMRAADLLQSSEVAAAIAYDDLIALGVMSRLTERGMQVGREISIIGIDDSPLSTVSHPMLTSIHVPAAELGSAAVDLLLDQLRDGEPPTDPPTIKLETRLVIRGSTGIPPENLR
- a CDS encoding oligopeptide/dipeptide ABC transporter ATP-binding protein — its product is MDAGGALGDVEGGPAEEVTQHPRHPYTQLLLESSPDPDREGERSRLPIVDNPNEPVDREQELAGCPFAARCPHAMPVCTEKPPPAATFANGHWSRCWLDQE
- a CDS encoding aminotransferase-like domain-containing protein, which codes for MIQDGNGLRFSADELARRLVGTGARSGPLYRQLSDSLAELIERGELPPGSALPPERALSEALTVSRTTVVAAYQALREKGQLERRQGSGTRVAPDRNRETVSGLAGDHAASQFLSGPLATIDFATAALPSLDLVADVAAGLTRDDYLRLTSTHHGYHLRGLPALRERIARWYSDAGTATAPEDILITSGAQQALELVARGCLQPGDGVIVEQPTYRGALEAFARTGSRLRTVRIDERGLDVAALERLLTNESPRLVYVQAAAHNPTGVVLADDRRQRLAKLLDQHEVVLVDDTSLAGTAFDGRTTPAALGTHERLITIGSMSKLFWGGLRLGWIRAVPQVVSRFARVRGITDLGSSLVAQEVALRLLDHRATAETERRTALPVGLRTLTELLGRHLPDWSWQDPQAGASLWVRLPHGDATHFAQIALRYGVALLPGAVFSADGSTDHHTRLPYALPPATLTQGVTRLAQAWTDYLNRTTVDVTLTSAVT
- a CDS encoding Gfo/Idh/MocA family protein, which gives rise to MSVTYQFEYAERLRAAFIGAGGHSYRNVYPAFQYAPVDLVAVCDVQLDRAETYARQFGAAAAYDDHLEMLSVERPDAVFIVTSYTDGGDVQATVLAEDCLRAGAHVWMEKPTAAGIAQLDRLQAAADETGRTVMTGLKKIFTPAAEKVKAIMGTPEFGAASSISVRYPQALPAPGDRSDDVRMIGFLDHIFHPAAILTYLMGPVRRLSYEWEPRTGASVSSLLFESGAVGTLHLAAGSANGAPLERVEVIGEGANVVVENGVRITYYRAGADLGYGRASSFVTDDAVAPLRWEPEFSLGQLYNKNLFYLGYVPEIVHFCESVLAGKPVEKGTLADVREILKLYELYRRLPAGTSATIGS
- a CDS encoding cupin domain-containing protein, whose translation is MGEKSRVTAADAVTVEDQSWGRLEWMVSAALGNSGTMTVGRCYIRPGEQNPRHYHPNCDEVLHVLQGTIEHTVDDDKVTMRPGDTISIPSGALHNARNLGADEAIFVICFSTPNRETIGE
- a CDS encoding Gfo/Idh/MocA family protein, with amino-acid sequence MSIDVIVVGLGFGADFAPIYQAHPDVGRVAVVDADPDRTAAVADRLGIADRFASLEEALAADGWDAVHLLTPVRFHAEQVQQVLRSGRHCASAVPMATTLDDLDALIAAQDESGRNYMMMETAVYSREFFHAKRLLDDGRLGRLSYFKGDHLQNLDGFPEYWRGYPPMHYVTHALSPALALADTRAESVRCLGSSRLTPEHVGVAGDGFGTEAGLFKLAGDEALVANVTMSFFQLGRSYLEGFSVYGDQGALEWPQLEGGPMKEFRMAPLTEARRGREVTAVDVEPSGAPELLPAAIRRFTSGGHGGSHPYLVHEFVSSIVEDRAPRVDARTAATWTAPGICAHQSALQGGAEVQVPDYGTR
- a CDS encoding HAD family hydrolase → MISHVVWDWNGTLLNDNHAVLAAVNEVCTGFGRPELTWSEWQAAYARPMRVSYEQVLQRTLDEEEWAQVDKLYHDRYDALLHTCELATGAHDVLRTCATNGRTQSLLSMWFHSRLTPTVEQYGLTQYFTRVDGLPGEVGGGSKADSLVRHLQDQQLDPAGVVLIGDVVDDAHAAQAAGTQCVLVTTGAMTRQALLTTGAPVSGSITEALQLLDT
- a CDS encoding DUF4037 domain-containing protein; this translates as MAFVTAQELSAGFYSEVVAPVLGSAGHAAGLLGWGSDVLGYDTARSMDHDWGPRLVVLVDEPEVVRKQIEAVLPDEYRGFPVRFGSSVHAVEHRVTVASLSDWLNGHLGFDASQGVGVDDWLVTPQQQLLGVVKGQVYADDGRLAPVRAALAWYPDEIWRWLMACQWTRIAQEEPFVQRTHEVGDELGSQVVAARLAREVLRLALLQSREYAPYTKWLGTAFARLGHPDGLDQALADTVAAGNFADRERALVTAYQLVARRHNALGITPALDPAPRPFFDRPALVLDAARFAEACHATVSDPQLKRVGPIGSIDQFVDSTDVLSNPSAYRRLVEVFQ
- a CDS encoding enolase C-terminal domain-like protein, whose protein sequence is MTLPKHTISSVTTVQLGYEYLRTIGRNSFLGSHGSGGSFTAYVVETDRGATGWGLPLSDGDPGPLIGRPLAELIDPDRGVIDPAAEFLDYPLHDLAARILEVPVYAMLGGAGSPRVRCYSGGIYFDDLDGGLDAIRANLAQDHAFGFRDFKLKIGRGHRWMEPRAGLQRDIEVTRLTRELYPDAAILVDGNDGFTLNGLFEYVDAVAECDLYWIEEPFPERRPDLRALREHLHGGPTRIADGEYDPNVQHILDLAAEGLVDVALMDVIGHGLTAWRRTMPLLKSEASPHAWGLPLKTLYAAHLSAGLANTPIIEGVPGPNAYTLEDGYLVLSEEPGFGLTLPLPG
- a CDS encoding aminoglycoside phosphotransferase family protein, which encodes MRTVDVVETFEASAAEVARLLVRTAGADLTVIAKLATGDGLAAARREVQFFEQLAPGWPHPAPQYLGAHDTGDAVLLLTEDLGRTGYRVVGTEVSDEQLYGAIDVVAGVHAHFWNWTAPAEFEPSVTSSSQAWPPDAITRHAAAVRRAADEFFAATTGLERSERAVLDEVLTSWEPQFQARVAGRQQLTLIHGDFHFLGNIFFTAGNPRPKVIDWSELKPGLAPHDLAYSLSALPSRQHDAVELLRHYWKALDVPEYSWELCSWDFRFSVFSNLFQSVFQQSVRWYRASLTALDALDSRSTLSGQPGSGSVRPKPGSSDRTR